The genomic stretch TCACTTGTATAGATTTCGTCATGATGTATGTCATGTCGTGTTTGTCAGTCAGCAAGTTGTATTGTGTGTTGTGGATGCATAGAATCTCTAGTTTGATTCTCATTCATTCATAGGTCTCGAATAGAAAACTCCTTTTTACTGTGATGTTTGTTGTCTACGAAGTGAATATTCACCAGAAAAGGATTTCACCATATCTACTGCTCATTTGTTTCCTTAGCCTGATAAGTGAAAAACCTGCACCATTCTTGAATCCGATCAACCCTAAGATCAATTCACGATTGGGTGTTCTTACTAACAAGTGAGTCGTTAGCTCCCTGTGGGTACCCTAGGATGGGGTGGAGTGTTGCAGCAGTAATTGTAAAGGAGAAAAGTTTCAAAGCCTCCACAACAATCCAACCCacgtgctctctctctctctctctctctcaaaattcgTTTGCTTTATTTGTCTTCAATCGACTAACATTTGTGAGAAAGAGGGCGGGCGCTGGAATGAAAGTTCTTTGCCCTTGTTTCAGTCTGATCATCACAAATGGAACTCGTGCATTTCATGTGCACTATTCCTAACCAATATTGGCAAAAATCATAGCTTCGCATGAGGCTGCAGGAGGGGTGGGTTCATTGATTTGGGCCTTTTCCATTTGGTGGTActgatatatatacacgtaatagttatagaaaaaaaaaaaaagaaaagataaatatatacacacatatatggTAAGCTTGAAGTTTCCCTGCTGAAGCCCCTCTCATCATCATGATCAAAAACACTTATTCACGTACATGAATTTGTGTTGGAAGATTGTTGCTAAAGTTGGCTGGAGAGGCTTTCATAAAATGTAGCTGCATGCTAACCTGTGTTGTGGAAGTACTGCTACTCATGGACTCCTCGCAATCATTGGTAGGGATCATGTGGAGGAATAGCAAGCATTGCATCCTTACCATTAACTTGCGTAAATGTTTTGTATCATCAGTTTTAAAAGTGAGATTTTGGCATTTGGGTGAGAGGTGAAGACACAGAGCATATTGGAAGTTCATTCGATGGATAGTGTGGATCTACTATGGTTATTCCTTTTGGGGGAGGACTCCAACTAGTCCAAACCACAAGAGTCTAAATGCAATTTATCAAGAGAGAGCCTTGGTATAGCTTTAAATTTAATCCAGTAACACTTGCTGTGTCCATAGCTTTCTGTGTCTCccacataataataaataatatataacactTATTCATGTCCATAGCTTTCGAATGGATTAAGATTCTTGAGCGTCttcttgctgctgctgctgctcatTCCACTGGTTAGGGGTAAGAGCTTTCTTAATGGAGAGAGCATGGATTTCCTTCATCTCTTGTGCCAATGCAGCATTCACCATTCGGTGTCTCTCCAGCAATCTCTTTCCTTCAAATTGTTCTGATACAATCTCTATTTCAAAGCTTGCTCCACACCCGCCAGATGTATCCTTCACTGCCTGCATCAAACACACCAAAACAAAtacacattattattattt from Diospyros lotus cultivar Yz01 chromosome 9, ASM1463336v1, whole genome shotgun sequence encodes the following:
- the LOC127810056 gene encoding protein BOLA2 — translated: MGVTKEGVESSLTSKLNPSHLAVKDTSGGCGASFEIEIVSEQFEGKRLLERHRMVNAALAQEMKEIHALSIKKALTPNQWNEQQQQQEDAQES